One region of Equus caballus isolate H_3958 breed thoroughbred chromosome 23, TB-T2T, whole genome shotgun sequence genomic DNA includes:
- the LOC138920475 gene encoding spermatogenesis-associated protein 31D4-like: protein MEFRQWNVLSFLNSHIELFLSICSTFLDSDYNLTIVCGLWLLLLFLCFLVGIPSLPTFWKTKIYQKRHGRAKRRRKGGTSSGWRNYQRETEEKRRLISILKRPLGWPRDTTRIRQLLCPDPSCEVCNSTTAEINRLLFLEDLEDDTASVSSMASTASGTESSFTLSSAFSEVPPGDLTPPPPPDPSPPPPSVLSPNPMTPLADFLSPSPPGHSMPPEPFPPLESNFPADHSPPQPLALPPLPPHDTQATGPILQPEATLSLNTIFSLDRTLSQDINPLPNLSQIMNPNDSLACHHAPPSLSVSPPTDHPLTVTQSKSVSILLKSVPENSSPDSPGGLSTYVPTARGTDHSSLSISELSWWQASAKDLFLAPSTLAPRDFNREFLALHSSESSLERHPTANLIEPGNLSFLSPHVLALLERQVRKRSDFLMWKEKEKEKGSFPKKLRPGYQLNPSGKMLESNADKCDSAFSLPFWSSAGKPKELHMHEQPPYPKILEDHLQEKCMQLFWGLPSLHSESLPSAIRDSSDCTTIFLFNTISNASTGQESPVPLHRPPPSLPEIQPQPLPQTLPQSQPLPLSQVKSQAHLKSPLPILPSGPPPQIRICGVCYHRPQDESESLTSSEIQQLEWKVLQKQQESLWGSPSVVQRSQEEFCSSAPNFPYHQASQAHASISTLPVEFPLSDELRKKLEHHLRKRLIQHRWVLPRRICECLSLMMPPRDFSDIAKSESNRGLSWISLNKDLNVGLSQSKSFHKRGSELLELEKEMGKDQGHSPENGPKAHLLSDPESSSDKDPAYDSEKDLNSHMASLSGKNSRALEESLDQKQLENVLKAHLSKKFEEISEARLPGTVRSSWHASKQTLLLSDKSRTQITQRSLPPSVGGDSSLNTFQELCFIDSSAQQMMETHIKSFRMTMEWGLPCRVLESIQAFKLEDAASQSLPYFYCPPSNNPTWEVDSKSEGFKPHRGSSKSVLQEKAETTNSALVLDRLCPATSPMGREGQGVPRQSPSGINQEIAEVVQRSKGARQTHRPVTCGITSKASQKFTQLGDRCPPELPARQAGAKHETKDEIVSSSDRREGRQDKKMKSEPFSVHNTARDIFRAKELNALQSKTGNVLTTSKPGSSQMIRENHSKIEITGTIESPAPKRQVPQDPKSSDLKEHLFGELKSKLEKRNQSQVQGQHTDRSPASESLTYKASPTHAHGVSSGDMGASQVLRVHLEDSGISRQQRQEPWVPKKDLKRSDDKKFPPATMRVSPPGPNKEELGGGDAGLGTSQPTRKSFPTQITASEETLGSKSSQTSSQKAQPPPESLFRKKMNHIFQWLRPGTKGKKQEHPQEKGSPISSAQSRGLVKGRAAVTGTTTAQKTRMVPGKFPVEKLGQRCATEVTRPQKPLPSLRKFVKTEQKAEEQAQAEPIQGHPSNYTAPSCKVPNTKSCHQEVVFAGQNYPTCSRRIRDQNRHPQKVVAFKDQLLDQKSPLSVPRRDHVPHPSSTCRRQAGPGASSCSHHC, encoded by the exons atggagttccgtcaatggaatgttctctcatttctgaatagccatattgagttgtttttgagcatctgctcaacattcttagatagtgactataacctcaccatcgtgtgtgggttgtggttgcttcttctgttcctgtgcttcctggtggggattccatctttaccaaccttctggaaaaccaaaatctaccaaaag cgtcacggcagagccaagaggagaagaaaaggtggaacatcaagtg gttggagaaattaccagagggaaacagaggagaaaaggaggctaatttctattctgaaaag gcccctaggctGGCCTCGCGATACCACCCGcattcgtcaactattatgcccagacccctcctgtgaggtgtgtaatagcacaactgctgagatcaatcggctgctgttcctggaggacctggaagatgatactgcctctgtgtcctctatggcttccacagcttctgggactgagtcatcattcactctgtcctctgccttctcagaagtccctccaggagacctaacaccaccccctccacctgacccttccccaccgcccccctccgttctctcacctaacccaatgacacccttagctgactttctctcaccctcaccaccgggtcactctatgccaccagagccttttcctcccttggagtccaacttcccagcagaccattccccaccccaaccccttgcccttccccctctcccaccacatgacacccaggcaacgggtcctattctccaaccagaggccactctgtctctgaatacgatcttctctcttgaccgcaccctttcccaagatattaaccccttaccaaatttgtcccagataatgaatcccaatgactcactggcttgtcatcacgcaccaccaagcctgtctgtctcaccaccgacagaccaccctttaactgtgactcaatctaaatcggtttccatcttattgaagtctgttccagagaactcatctccagatagccctggtgggttgtccacttatgtcccaacagcCAGAGGCACAGACCATTCAAGCCtatcaatttcagaattatcctggtggcaagctagtgccaaagacttgttcttagcaccttccaccttggcaccacgtgattttaatcgagagtttcttgctctccattcttcagagtcctctctggagagacaccctacagctaaccttatagagcctggtaacctctcatttctcagccctcatgtcctggcactcctggagagacaagtccgaaagaggagtgatttcctgatgtggaaggaaaaggagaaggagaagggttcttttccaaaaaagCTTAGGCCAGGCTACCAACTAAATCCTTCGGGGAAAATgttagagtcaaatgctgataagtgtgactcagcattctcccttcctttttggagcagtgcaggcaaaccaaaggagctgcacatgcatgagcagcccccatatcctaaaatcttggaggaccatttacaggaaaaatgtatgcagctcttctggggtctcccatctctgcacagcgagtccttgccctctgctatccgtgactcaagtgactgcaccacaatcttccttttcaataccatctcaaatgcctccacgggccaagaatccccagtacctctccatcgcccacctccatccttgcctgagatccagccccaacccttgcctcaaaccctgccccaatcccagcccctacctctcagtcaggtcaagtcccaggcccaccttaaatccccactcccaatcctaccatctggtcctccaccccagataaggatctgtggagtgtgttaccatagaccccaggatgaatcagagtctctcacctcatctgaaattcaacaactggaatggaaagtgttgcagaagcaacaggaaagtttgtggggttccccctctgtagtccaaagatctcaggaagaattttgttcttcagctcccaactttccttaccatcaggcctcccaggcccatgcctccatctccacccttcccgtagagtttcctctcagtgatgagctgaggaagaaactggaacatcaccttcgaaagaggctcatccaacaccggtgggtcctgccccgcaggatctgcgagtgtctgtcactgatgatgcctccaagagatttctcagatatagctaagtcagagagcaatcgtggactctcatGGATCTCgctgaacaaagatctaaatgttggattgagccaatccaaaagcttccataagaggggttcagaactgcttgagttagagaaggagatggggaaggatcaggggcatagcccagagaacggcccaaaagctcatctgttgagtgacccagagagctcttcagataaggatccggcatatgactctgagaaagacctaaatagtcacatggcaagtctgtcagggaaaaattcaagggccttggaggaaagtctagatcagaaacaacttgaaaatgtcctgaaagcacatttgagcaagaagtttgaggaaatcagtgaggctcggctccctgggactgtgcgcagttcatggcatgctagcaagcagacattgctgctttctgacaaatcccgcacccaaataacacagaggagtttgccaccttcagtgggtggggactcctccctgaataccttccaggagctttgcttcattgattccagtgcacaacaaatgatggaaacccatattaaaagctttcgtatgacgatggagtggggccttccctgcagggtccttgaatccatacaggcgtttaaattggaagatgctgcatcccagtccttgccctatttctactgtcccccctcaaataacccaacttgggaagtggactccaaatccgagggcttcaagccccatagaggaagctctaaatctgttcttcaagaaaaagcggaaacaacaaattcagccctggtcctggatcgtctttgccctgctacttcacctatgggcagggaaggacaaggggtgccgagacaatcaccctctggtatcaaccaagagattgcagaggttgttcagaggagtaagggtgccaggcagactcatcggcctgtcacatgtggcatcacaagcaaagcgagtcagaaatttactcagctaggcgacagatgccccccagagctgcctgcaaggcaagctggtgccaaacatgagacaaaaGATGAGAtagtgagttccagtgatagaagagaagggcgacaggacaaaaagatgaagtcggaacccttttccgtgcacaacacggccagggacatattcagggccaaggagctcaatgctctacagtcaaaaactggtaatgtgttgacaaccagcaagccaggaagctcccaaatgatacgtgagaatcacagtaaaatagaaattactgggaccattgaaagccctgcaccaaaaagacaagttccccaagacccaaagtcatcggatcttaaggaacatctgtttggggaattaaagtcgaaactagagaagaggaatcagagccaggtccaaggccaacacactgacaggtcccctgcctcagagagcttgacttacaaggcctcaccgactcatgcccacggtgtctctagtggggacatgggagcttcccaggtgctgcgtgtccatctggaggacagtgggatcagcaggcagcagcggcaggagccttgggtccctaagaaagacctaaagaggtccgacgataagaaattcccaccagctacaatgagagtgagccctccgggccccaacaaagaagagcttggtggaggggatgcagggttggggacatcccaacctacaagaaagagtttccctactcagatcacagcatcagaggagacgcttgggagcaagtcttcccagacctcatcacagaaggcacagcctcctcctgaaagtctgttcagaaaaaagatgaaccacatttttcaatggcttcgtcctgggacaaaaggcaaaaagcaagaacatccccaggaaaagggcagccccatatcatctgcacagagcagaggcctggttaaagggagagctgccgttactgggaccaccacggctcagaagaccaggatggtccctgggaagttcccagtggagaaactggggcagcggtgtgcaacagaggtcacccgccctcaaaagccccttccttccctgaggaagtttgtgaaaactgagcagaaggcagaagagcaggcccaggcagagcccatccaggggcatccttccaactacacggctccctcctgtaaagtgccaaacaccaagtcctgccaccaagaagttgtctttgctggccagaattatcctacatgttctagacggatcagagaccagaacagacaccctcagaaagtcgtggcgtttaaagatcagctattggatcagaagAGTCCCTTATCTGTACCCCGCAGGGATCATGTGCCCCATCCAAGttccacctgcaggcgtcaagccggcccaggggcctccagctgttctcaccactgctaa